In a single window of the Littorina saxatilis isolate snail1 linkage group LG3, US_GU_Lsax_2.0, whole genome shotgun sequence genome:
- the LOC138960837 gene encoding tyramine receptor Ser-2-like, protein MQLDEANLSTVITELGNRAQTNPSSPLPCILQETLLPVQALVLAVPLMLLIIVVSLGGNVMVVMSFRRGSMQVDAQSLYLLNLAVSDLLISAVCMPLHAVSMIFSSRWLLGPVLCKLYTAVQLTLLNVTTLALVLVAVDGLVQANMDVRSTVAEAKRRARLLLAACWILAVVVHVPETVVSDWVRGYSVLRPFECRPEFYLSVARVVFLQVWDFFLPVIVLSVVNTKLYFRLKSLSLTILAYSTNLKTQQLCEVQLGPEADVQRHSHNFGFRQVFSETNRTSSASPTGDFNASSAVTFECRAGTSADVGEGQANAAQPVNASQPTTSIPKVRLHKVILSKAGKLRQEKRQRRRRNKWSKSHTGEAYISGGEEPITPATTSGTASSTFVSLATMEAGSGGGDDHRHPRQLQLDTPRRLKRVAMIMFTLVLILVVCWLPYSVAFLLTSVCQDCVHPILYGGLVWLLYCKSCINPFLYAYNTFAFRNKFRRLLARVVPVKRLRRIPTDRVSNERASILN, encoded by the coding sequence ATGCAGCTAGATGAAGCCAACCTGAGCACGGTGATCACAGAGCTGGGCAACCGAGCCCAGAcaaacccctcctctccccTGCCCTGCATCTTACAGGAGACCCTCCTGCCGGTGCAAGCGCTGGTGCTGGCCGTGCCTCTGATGCTGTTAATTATCGTGGTTTCGCTGGGCGGCAACGTCATGGTGGTCATGTCCTTCAGGCGCGGGTCTATGCAGGTGGACGCCCAGAGCCTGTACCTCCTCAACCTGGCGGTCAGCGACCTGCTCATCAGCGCCGTTTGCATGCCTCTGCACGCAGTCAGCATGATCTTCTCCTCGCGCTGGTTGCTTGGACCCGTGCTGTGCAAGCTCTATACCGCCGTGCAGCTGACCCTGCTCAACGTCACCACGCTCGCGCTGGTCTTGGTGGCCGTGGACGGTCTCGTGCAGGCCAACATGGATGTACGCAGCACGGTAGCCGAGGCCAAACGGAGGGCCCGTCTGCTGCTGGCCGCCTGCTGGATCCTGGCTGTTGTAGTGCACGTGCCGGAGACAGTGGTGAGCGACTGGGTGCGAGGGTACTCCGTGCTGCGGCCGTTTGAGTGCCGCCCCGAGTTCTACCTCAGCGTGGCCCGCGTGGTCTTCCTGCAGGTTTGGGACTTCTTCCTGCCCGTGATCGTGCTGTCCGTGGTCAACACCAAGCTCTACTTCAGACTCAAGAGCCTCTCGCTCACCATCCTAGCCTACAGCACCAACCTCAAGACGCAGCAGCTGTGCGAGGTCCAGCTCGGGCCCGAGGCAGACGTGCAGAGGCACAGCCACAACTTCGGCTTTAGACAGGTCTTCTCCGAAACCAACAGGACCTCTTCGGCCTCCCCGACCGGGGATTTCAACGCCAGCTCCGCCGTCACATTCGAGTGTCGAGCGGGCACCTCCGCAGACGTCGGAGAAGGTCAGGCAAACGCCGCGCAGCCTGTCAACGCGTCTCAGCCAACGACGTCCATTCCAAAGGTGCGCCTGCACAAAGTCATCCTCAGCAAGGCCGGGAAACTCCGGCAGGAGAAGCGGCAGCGACGACGCAGAAACAAGTGGAGTAAGAGCCACACTGGGGAAGCCTACATCTCGGGAGGAGAAGAACCGATAACGCCGGCGACTACCTCGGGCACGGCCTCGTCCACCTTCGTTTCTCTGGCGACGATGGAGGCGGGCAGCGGCGGCGGGGACGATCATCGCCACCCGCGACAGCTGCAGCTCGATACCCCGCGGCGCCTGAAGCGCGTGGCTATGATCATGTTCACCCTGGTGCTGATCCTCGTGGTGTGCTGGCTGCCCTACAGCGTGGCCTTCCTGCTGACCTCCGTGTGCCAGGACTGCGTGCACCCTATTCTCTACGGCGGCCTGGTCTGGCTGCTCTACTGCAAGTCGTGCATCAACCCCTTCCTCTACGCTTACAACACCTTTGCCTTCAGGAACAAGTTCCGCCGTCTGCTAGCCCGTGTCGTGCCCGTCAAGCGCCTGCGTAGGATCCCCACGGACCGCGTGTCAAACGAACGCGCTAGTATTCTGAattag
- the LOC138961084 gene encoding uncharacterized protein, with the protein MKKNKNENKKNKNKNTNKKIKKRSQKKKEKKKRQDKKKQNKNKNKNKTQTRRGRRTRAQGHQQHRDDLKTNANHTPESRPEEEDDEEEEQEQEQGNCDTRLNKLRASFSYNQHCCLM; encoded by the exons atgaagaagaacaagaacgagaacaagaagaacaagaacaagaacacgaaTAAGAAGATAAAAAAGAGGagccagaagaagaaggaaaagaagaagaggcaggataagaagaagcagaacaagaacaagaacaagaacaagacacagacaagaaGAGGCAGAAGAACAAGAG CTCAGGGACACCAGCAACACAGAGACGACTTAAAGACAAACGCTAACCACACGCCAGAGTCTcgcccagaagaagaagatgatgaagaagaagaacaagaacaagaacaaggaaACTGTGACACGCGCCTCAACAAACTAAGAGCGTCGTTCAGCTACAATCAACATTGCTGCCTGATGTAA